One window of Jannaschia sp. CCS1 genomic DNA carries:
- a CDS encoding rhodanese-like domain-containing protein, whose amino-acid sequence MNRRRVLIGVGALALVAGTFAATEGRNLFYAALSEGVERQIDVSTAHDLAREGEIVLIDIRRPDEWEATGSPASGHRLDMRRDDFTDALLALTGGDTDVRVALICMRGVRSSRMTNRLTEAGFTQIIDVPEGMLGSGAGPGWISEGLPLDRT is encoded by the coding sequence ATGAACCGCAGACGTGTTTTGATCGGCGTGGGTGCGCTGGCGCTGGTCGCAGGCACCTTTGCTGCCACCGAGGGCCGCAACCTATTCTACGCCGCCCTGTCTGAGGGTGTGGAGCGTCAGATTGACGTGTCCACGGCCCATGATCTGGCGCGCGAGGGGGAGATCGTATTGATCGACATTCGCCGACCCGATGAATGGGAGGCAACAGGCAGCCCCGCCTCCGGCCACCGCCTCGACATGCGCCGCGATGATTTCACCGACGCCCTGCTGGCACTGACGGGCGGCGATACCGATGTGCGCGTGGCGCTGATCTGCATGCGTGGCGTCCGGTCATCACGGATGACCAACCGCCTGACCGAGGCGGGCTTCACCCAGATCATTGATGTGCCCGAAGGCATGCTTGGCTCTGGGGCGGGGCCCGGCTGGATCAGCGAAGGGTTGCCCCTTGACCGCACGTAG
- a CDS encoding alpha/beta hydrolase family esterase: protein MATSNTAFADCAGTPGPCELASGEYHITLPEGEGPFPAIMMLHGSGGRGDGMVNMLAEAVTARGYALIGPQGLQREGSRFGSTWSFHPDFTPVRDEPTFLADVLSDAADVHNIDRDTVMVAGFSIGGSMTSYLACSTPDIASAYAPVAGAFWRPHPALDACAAPVDVLHTHGWSDGTVPIEGRVFRDGAVRQGDVFASMEIWRETNSCDRSAPDQITNEGEYWHRIWSSCAGGSLQFALHPGGHAVPRGWVDMALDWFEALPDH, encoded by the coding sequence GTGGCAACGTCCAACACAGCCTTTGCCGATTGCGCTGGAACACCCGGCCCGTGCGAACTTGCATCCGGCGAATATCACATCACCTTACCGGAGGGCGAAGGCCCCTTCCCCGCGATCATGATGTTGCACGGCTCGGGCGGGCGTGGCGACGGCATGGTGAACATGCTGGCTGAGGCGGTCACGGCGCGCGGCTACGCCCTTATCGGCCCCCAGGGTCTGCAACGGGAAGGCTCCCGCTTCGGGTCCACCTGGTCGTTCCACCCCGACTTCACGCCGGTCCGCGATGAACCCACTTTTCTGGCTGATGTCCTCTCTGACGCCGCCGACGTTCACAATATCGACCGCGATACGGTAATGGTTGCGGGCTTCTCAATCGGAGGGTCGATGACCTCCTACCTGGCCTGCTCCACCCCCGACATCGCCAGCGCCTACGCGCCCGTCGCCGGGGCTTTCTGGCGGCCGCACCCGGCGCTTGACGCCTGTGCCGCACCCGTTGACGTCCTGCACACCCACGGCTGGTCAGACGGTACGGTCCCCATTGAAGGGCGCGTGTTCCGCGACGGCGCTGTCCGCCAAGGCGATGTCTTCGCGTCCATGGAGATCTGGCGCGAGACGAATTCCTGCGACCGATCCGCCCCGGACCAGATCACAAACGAGGGGGAGTACTGGCACCGCATCTGGTCATCGTGCGCGGGGGGATCGCTGCAATTTGCCCTCCACCCGGGCGGCCATGCGGTGCCGCGCGGATGGGTGGATATGGCGCTGGACTGGTTTGAGGCATTGCCGGACCACTAG
- the mdoH gene encoding glucans biosynthesis glucosyltransferase MdoH: MSAPLHEPYMPSEARLPRPIQNLRAPYQDVRAPGLGRGRAGLWRLATFLPAFVTTFGLVAAFTNWFVMGGLTGFEMVLIALIAITFFWISLSVSTVTVGILRLILTRKRAAPETGPAMDVALLVPCYNEVPWDVFGNACAMLEALDARPTQHRYTLFILSDTRDATTAEQELRAFATLRARLPDSIRIHYRRRAENIDRKVGNLADWVERWGGGFKAMLVLDADSLMSGDAIVALTDELSTDTTAGLIQSFPQLYGAETVFARVQQFASTIYGSVLAEGLATWSDREGNYWGHNAIIRTAAFAACAGLPKIRTLSGKDGALILSHDFVEAGLLRRAGWGVRFSPRIKGSYEEVPATLIDYVIRDQRWCQGNLQHLKLLAAKGFHGVSRFHMFHGAISYLLSPAWFALLMVWALIGTGEEQNVIRYFSGRNPQVQWPEMTAVHSTALLVFMYGMLLAPKALGAAAVGGVGLRIAELGGVVRFAASFVTELILSILFAPILMVQQTLAVGKTVLGLRIDWTPQARAGGRYSLWALMQFHVLETLAGIAMITGMVAGIVSLWLLPIAISLAFAVPLSALSGLRLTRFRATTRALGTPEVYAAPPIIKAAKAHRAELRASLQDLPRAAE, translated from the coding sequence ATGAGCGCGCCGCTGCACGAGCCCTATATGCCGTCTGAGGCGCGGTTGCCGCGCCCGATCCAGAACCTGCGTGCGCCCTACCAGGATGTGCGCGCGCCGGGATTGGGCCGGGGCCGCGCGGGCCTTTGGCGGCTGGCGACATTTCTGCCCGCGTTCGTGACGACCTTTGGCCTCGTGGCGGCCTTCACCAACTGGTTCGTGATGGGCGGCCTGACTGGCTTTGAGATGGTTCTTATCGCCCTGATCGCGATCACGTTTTTCTGGATTTCGCTGTCGGTGTCGACCGTGACGGTGGGGATCCTGCGGCTGATCCTGACCCGCAAACGCGCCGCGCCCGAAACCGGCCCCGCGATGGACGTGGCGCTTCTGGTGCCCTGCTACAATGAGGTGCCCTGGGACGTGTTCGGCAATGCCTGCGCGATGCTGGAAGCGCTCGACGCGCGTCCGACGCAGCACCGCTACACGCTGTTCATCCTGTCTGACACCCGCGACGCAACGACGGCCGAGCAGGAGCTGCGCGCCTTCGCGACCCTGCGCGCCCGGCTGCCCGACAGCATCCGCATCCATTATCGCAGGCGGGCCGAGAATATTGACCGCAAGGTCGGCAATCTCGCCGATTGGGTGGAGCGTTGGGGCGGTGGGTTCAAGGCGATGCTGGTCCTCGACGCCGATAGCCTTATGTCTGGCGACGCGATTGTGGCGCTGACCGATGAGCTGTCGACCGACACCACAGCAGGCCTGATCCAGAGCTTCCCGCAACTTTATGGTGCCGAGACCGTCTTCGCCCGTGTGCAGCAGTTTGCGTCCACCATATATGGCTCGGTGCTGGCGGAAGGTCTGGCAACCTGGAGCGACCGGGAGGGCAATTACTGGGGCCACAATGCGATCATCCGCACCGCGGCCTTTGCCGCCTGCGCAGGGCTACCAAAAATCCGGACGCTGTCGGGCAAGGACGGCGCATTGATCCTGTCCCATGACTTCGTGGAGGCGGGGCTCTTGCGGCGCGCGGGCTGGGGCGTGCGCTTCTCGCCGCGCATCAAGGGCAGCTATGAGGAGGTCCCCGCGACACTGATCGACTATGTGATCCGCGACCAGCGCTGGTGCCAGGGCAACCTGCAACACCTCAAATTACTGGCCGCCAAGGGGTTTCACGGCGTCAGTCGCTTCCACATGTTCCATGGGGCGATCAGCTATCTGTTGAGCCCCGCCTGGTTCGCATTGCTGATGGTCTGGGCGTTGATCGGAACGGGCGAGGAACAAAACGTTATCCGCTACTTCTCGGGCCGGAACCCGCAGGTGCAATGGCCGGAGATGACGGCCGTTCATTCCACGGCCCTCCTGGTCTTCATGTACGGAATGTTGTTGGCTCCCAAGGCGCTAGGCGCGGCGGCTGTGGGCGGTGTAGGCCTCCGGATTGCGGAACTCGGCGGCGTTGTTCGCTTCGCGGCGTCCTTTGTGACCGAGCTGATCCTGTCGATCCTCTTTGCCCCGATCCTGATGGTGCAGCAGACACTCGCCGTTGGGAAGACGGTGCTTGGCCTCAGGATCGACTGGACCCCGCAGGCCCGTGCGGGTGGGCGATACTCGCTCTGGGCCTTGATGCAGTTTCATGTGTTGGAGACCCTTGCCGGGATAGCGATGATCACCGGCATGGTCGCGGGCATCGTGTCGCTGTGGCTGTTGCCGATTGCGATTTCCCTGGCGTTTGCGGTGCCCCTGTCGGCGCTGTCGGGCCTGCGCCTGACGCGGTTTCGGGCGACGACACGGGCTTTGGGCACGCCAGAGGTCTATGCCGCCCCGCCAATCATCAAGGCGGCCAAAGCGCATCGGGCGGAGTTGCGCGCATCGTTGCAAGACCTGCCACGCGCTGCGGAATAA
- a CDS encoding glucan biosynthesis protein G, protein MMSRRSSLALLAAAMASPALGLPMFREGSAHPFDRAWLEAEALRLSQAPYAPMPQVPEGWRNLTYDEYRMMWFNPQRGLWTDEDRPFKVDFFHPGLYFPRPVEVNVVEDGTAQTLAFDMSLFDMTDQFPELPVDETMGYSGLRLRAALEREDIFTEFAVFQGASYFRAIGTGMNYGLSARGLAINTAGPEGEEFPEFTRFWLEAPQPGDATQIIHALLDGDSCTGAYTFRIDPGEATRMSVEVTLYPRVDLPHVGFAPLTSMFLFDQTNRAGHDDFRPAVHDSDGLLVHNGAGELLFRPLKNPGQLEVSSFVDAGPRGFGLLQRARSLADFEDFEAHYQDRPSLWITPGESWGEGSVQLVEIPSELEVYDNIVAYWRPRNGLIAGQEVRFSYNMEWSAEPPRPRDVAPVLNTAIGGNWDRSRTLVSIDFADHPALAGNPEDYTRIVRTNRGEVTDGVLERNPRTGGLRLTFAVEPGDHPSMELRAQLLDGEETATEVWLYRWSP, encoded by the coding sequence ATGATGTCGCGCCGCTCCTCGCTGGCGCTCCTCGCCGCGGCCATGGCCTCGCCTGCGCTCGGCCTGCCCATGTTCCGGGAGGGCTCCGCCCATCCCTTTGACCGCGCGTGGTTAGAGGCAGAGGCCCTGCGCCTGTCGCAGGCGCCTTACGCCCCGATGCCGCAGGTACCCGAGGGGTGGCGCAACCTCACTTACGACGAATACCGCATGATGTGGTTCAACCCCCAGCGCGGGCTCTGGACCGACGAAGACCGCCCCTTCAAGGTGGATTTCTTCCATCCCGGCCTCTACTTCCCCCGCCCGGTGGAGGTGAATGTGGTCGAGGATGGCACGGCGCAAACACTGGCCTTTGACATGTCACTGTTCGACATGACCGACCAGTTTCCTGAGCTGCCTGTGGATGAAACCATGGGCTATTCCGGCCTGCGTCTGCGCGCGGCTTTGGAGCGGGAGGATATTTTCACCGAATTCGCCGTATTCCAAGGGGCCAGCTACTTCCGCGCCATCGGCACCGGTATGAACTATGGTCTCTCCGCCCGGGGTCTTGCGATAAACACGGCCGGGCCGGAGGGGGAAGAATTCCCCGAATTCACGCGCTTCTGGCTGGAGGCCCCGCAGCCGGGTGATGCGACGCAAATCATCCACGCGCTTCTGGACGGCGACAGCTGCACCGGGGCCTACACGTTCCGCATCGATCCCGGTGAAGCCACGCGCATGTCCGTGGAGGTCACGCTTTATCCGCGTGTGGACCTGCCCCATGTGGGCTTCGCTCCGCTGACGTCGATGTTCCTGTTCGACCAGACAAACCGCGCGGGCCACGATGATTTCCGACCCGCCGTCCACGACAGTGACGGGTTGCTGGTCCACAACGGCGCGGGTGAGCTGCTCTTTCGGCCGTTGAAGAACCCCGGTCAACTGGAGGTTTCGTCCTTCGTGGATGCGGGGCCGCGGGGCTTCGGCCTTCTGCAGCGGGCCCGCAGCCTCGCGGATTTTGAAGATTTCGAGGCCCATTATCAGGACCGCCCGTCCCTGTGGATAACGCCGGGGGAAAGCTGGGGAGAAGGCTCCGTCCAGCTGGTGGAGATCCCGTCGGAATTAGAGGTCTACGACAATATCGTCGCCTATTGGCGTCCGCGCAACGGCCTGATCGCGGGGCAAGAGGTGCGTTTCAGCTACAACATGGAATGGAGTGCGGAGCCGCCGCGCCCGCGCGACGTTGCCCCCGTCCTGAACACTGCGATTGGGGGCAACTGGGACCGCTCGCGCACGCTGGTGTCCATCGATTTTGCCGATCATCCGGCGCTGGCGGGCAATCCGGAGGATTACACCAGGATCGTCCGCACCAATCGCGGTGAGGTCACGGACGGCGTGTTGGAACGCAATCCGCGCACCGGCGGGCTGCGGTTGACCTTCGCCGTGGAGCCGGGCGACCATCCGTCAATGGAACTGCGCGCGCAACTGCTCGACGGCGAGGAGACGGCCACCGAGGTGTGGCTGTACCGGTGGTCCCCATGA
- a CDS encoding OpgC family protein, whose amino-acid sequence MVSTTPDFAPTPRAATQAAAPATVRDPRLDFFRGIAMIIILFAHTPGNFFTSWIPARWGFSDATEMFVFCSGMASAIAFGRTFDRAGWGLGTTRVAFRCWQVYWAHIGMFFAIAALMVGLNALGPFERNYVGQLNLFPFFDGITRDGVLVSDTMDQMLGLVTLTYVPNYFDILPMYLVILVMMPVVMALARVNLWLTGAVVLTVWLFAQSRILDALGVGHLVLSLPAEPWSDRQWFFNPFGWQLIFFTGFAFMIGWIPKPPVKWWLIAVALVIVLANIPLSNIGVRAVNREWFGLAFDNNPVIDWRVANRMWITKSDFGLFRFAQFLSLAYLAWVLVGEGGSRLIATGSGIGARVWARIVALLMKIGQQSLAIFVFSMILARLNGFWLDQWGRDVTWHTVFVNLVGVALLVVVAYSVGWVKSQPWRVKR is encoded by the coding sequence ATGGTCAGCACAACACCAGATTTTGCACCTACCCCGCGCGCCGCAACTCAAGCCGCAGCGCCAGCAACCGTGCGCGATCCGCGCTTGGATTTCTTCCGGGGCATTGCGATGATCATCATCCTTTTCGCCCACACGCCGGGCAACTTCTTCACTTCCTGGATTCCGGCGCGCTGGGGGTTTTCAGACGCGACGGAGATGTTTGTGTTTTGCTCCGGTATGGCCTCGGCCATTGCGTTTGGACGCACATTCGACCGGGCGGGCTGGGGCCTCGGCACCACGCGCGTGGCCTTCCGCTGCTGGCAGGTCTACTGGGCCCATATTGGCATGTTCTTCGCCATCGCCGCCTTGATGGTCGGGCTGAACGCGCTGGGCCCGTTCGAGCGGAACTATGTGGGGCAGTTGAACCTCTTTCCGTTTTTCGATGGTATCACCCGTGACGGCGTCTTGGTGTCGGACACGATGGACCAAATGTTGGGTCTCGTGACGCTGACCTATGTGCCGAACTACTTCGACATTCTGCCGATGTACCTGGTGATCCTGGTGATGATGCCTGTCGTGATGGCTCTGGCCCGCGTCAACCTGTGGCTGACCGGAGCCGTCGTCCTGACCGTCTGGCTGTTCGCGCAGAGCCGTATTCTGGACGCGCTTGGCGTCGGCCATTTGGTTCTATCGTTGCCAGCAGAGCCGTGGAGTGACCGGCAGTGGTTCTTCAACCCCTTCGGCTGGCAACTGATCTTTTTCACCGGCTTTGCCTTCATGATCGGCTGGATCCCGAAACCGCCCGTGAAATGGTGGTTGATCGCTGTGGCACTAGTGATCGTGCTGGCCAACATCCCGCTGTCCAACATTGGCGTGCGCGCCGTGAACCGCGAGTGGTTCGGCCTGGCGTTCGACAACAACCCCGTCATTGACTGGCGCGTGGCCAACCGGATGTGGATCACCAAATCCGACTTTGGCCTGTTCCGCTTCGCGCAGTTCCTGTCGCTGGCCTATCTGGCGTGGGTTCTGGTTGGCGAAGGGGGCAGCCGGTTGATCGCAACGGGATCGGGAATAGGCGCCCGGGTCTGGGCGCGGATTGTCGCTCTGCTCATGAAGATCGGGCAGCAGAGCCTTGCGATCTTTGTCTTTTCGATGATCCTCGCGCGGCTCAACGGGTTCTGGCTGGATCAATGGGGCCGGGATGTGACGTGGCACACGGTCTTCGTGAACCTTGTCGGCGTCGCCCTGCTGGTGGTGGTGGCCTACAGCGTGGGGTGGGTGAAATCGCAACCCTGGCGGGTGAAGCGATGA
- a CDS encoding tetratricopeptide repeat protein, protein MQIDCFGQPTTVATTAGVEAWNATQMAFMAHGAATPDHLGATLAADPDFALAHAVKGIFLLLLGRGELVQTAREACVSAKTSVAHRPVSARERAFVSALEVWLGGQPTKAVALLDGILEVAPDDTLAMKISHAIRFVLGDAQGMRRSIETVMPAYGQDHPGRGYLMGCHAFALEETGEYGRAAAAGSAALEMCPDDAWGLHAVAHVYDMIGSPEKGLRWLSGREVAWAHCNNFRYHVWWHKALMHLDLGQTDIVLDLYDTLIRADHTDDYRDISNATSLLMRLELEGIDVGNRWDELAETSAARTDDGQLIFADLHYLLALIGGRREDAAATLVARIKTDGARSGTEMEMRMASPGTAAAQGLEAFGEGDYASAFRGLSKARRHMQLAGGSHAQRDVFERLTIDAGIRAGAMQDALGILDARTARRAGRDDRFAATRREMIAASPAAPLRVPAE, encoded by the coding sequence GTGCAGATCGACTGTTTCGGGCAACCCACCACCGTCGCGACAACGGCCGGGGTTGAGGCGTGGAATGCAACGCAAATGGCCTTTATGGCCCACGGTGCCGCGACTCCCGATCACCTTGGTGCAACGCTGGCGGCTGATCCCGATTTTGCGCTGGCCCATGCGGTCAAGGGGATATTCCTGTTACTTCTGGGCCGGGGCGAGTTGGTGCAAACCGCACGAGAGGCCTGCGTCAGCGCAAAGACCTCTGTCGCGCACCGCCCCGTCTCCGCGCGGGAGCGGGCGTTTGTGAGCGCTCTTGAAGTCTGGCTCGGCGGGCAGCCGACGAAGGCCGTGGCCCTTCTGGACGGCATCCTTGAGGTCGCGCCGGACGACACGCTGGCCATGAAGATATCCCACGCGATCCGCTTTGTTCTGGGCGATGCGCAAGGCATGCGCCGGTCTATTGAGACGGTGATGCCAGCCTACGGTCAGGACCACCCCGGGCGCGGCTACCTGATGGGGTGCCACGCTTTTGCGCTTGAAGAGACAGGGGAATATGGGCGGGCTGCCGCGGCCGGATCTGCGGCGCTGGAGATGTGCCCCGACGACGCCTGGGGCCTGCACGCGGTGGCTCATGTCTACGACATGATCGGCTCGCCCGAGAAGGGGTTGCGTTGGCTCAGTGGGCGGGAAGTGGCCTGGGCCCACTGCAACAATTTCCGCTATCATGTGTGGTGGCACAAGGCGCTGATGCATCTGGATCTAGGTCAGACGGACATTGTGCTCGACCTCTATGATACGCTGATCCGTGCCGATCACACCGACGATTACCGCGATATCTCCAACGCCACATCTCTTTTGATGCGGCTGGAGCTGGAGGGGATCGATGTGGGCAATCGCTGGGACGAATTGGCCGAAACCTCGGCCGCGCGGACCGATGACGGCCAGTTGATCTTCGCCGATCTGCACTACCTGTTGGCCCTGATAGGGGGACGCCGCGAAGATGCAGCCGCGACCCTCGTGGCCCGGATCAAAACCGATGGGGCGCGGTCCGGCACAGAGATGGAGATGCGCATGGCAAGCCCCGGCACCGCGGCGGCCCAGGGTCTGGAGGCGTTTGGCGAGGGCGATTATGCGAGCGCCTTCCGTGGCCTCAGCAAAGCGCGGCGACATATGCAACTGGCCGGCGGCTCCCACGCGCAACGCGACGTGTTCGAGCGGTTGACGATTGACGCGGGCATCAGGGCGGGTGCGATGCAGGACGCCCTTGGCATTCTGGACGCCCGAACCGCGCGCCGTGCGGGCCGTGACGACCGTTTCGCCGCCACGCGGCGTGAGATGATCGCCGCCAGCCCCGCCGCCCCCTTGCGCGTTCCGGCGGAATAG
- a CDS encoding CaiB/BaiF CoA transferase family protein, whose translation MAASDTPTSSKGPLDGLIVLDLSRILAGPTCTQALGDLGATIIKIEHPERGDDTRTWGPPFATGTDGAPTDLSSYFMCTNRNKLSVAVDISSAEGQETIRQIAARSDILIENFKPGGLVKYGLDHETMLTTFPKLIHCSISGFGHTGPNSDKPGYDLMAQGYSGIMSLTGDTDGMPTKVAVGIADVMTGMYASVGILAALRHRDRTGQGQHIDLSLVDASLAWMINEGVAHLTTGQPRPRRGNEHATIVPYQTFACADGFVLVAVGNDLQYTRFCDFLGRPDLADDPRFATNSARVVNRETLIPMLEVLMKEHSQADIVAGLEARKVPVGPVNTVEQAFSSDQARARDMRIDMAKDGIDRDGVELIGNPLKFSATPVTYRRPPPHLGEDTAAVLEWLSGARPAPDA comes from the coding sequence ATGGCCGCATCTGACACGCCGACATCATCCAAGGGCCCGCTGGATGGTCTGATCGTCCTGGACCTCAGCCGCATCCTGGCAGGACCCACCTGCACCCAGGCGCTCGGCGATCTTGGCGCGACCATCATCAAGATCGAACACCCCGAGCGGGGCGACGACACGCGCACCTGGGGCCCTCCCTTCGCGACGGGCACGGATGGCGCGCCCACCGACCTCTCCAGCTATTTCATGTGCACCAACCGCAACAAACTGTCGGTCGCCGTCGATATCTCCAGTGCGGAGGGCCAAGAAACGATCCGCCAGATCGCTGCCCGGTCCGATATCCTGATTGAGAACTTCAAACCTGGTGGGCTGGTGAAATACGGTCTGGATCACGAGACGATGCTGACCACCTTTCCAAAGCTGATCCACTGCTCCATCTCGGGCTTCGGGCACACGGGCCCCAATAGCGACAAACCCGGCTATGACCTGATGGCGCAGGGCTATTCTGGGATCATGTCCCTGACCGGAGATACAGATGGCATGCCCACCAAGGTGGCCGTTGGCATCGCTGATGTGATGACCGGGATGTATGCCAGCGTCGGGATCCTCGCCGCGCTACGCCATCGGGATCGGACGGGGCAGGGGCAGCATATCGACCTGTCGCTGGTGGATGCGTCGCTTGCGTGGATGATCAATGAAGGCGTGGCCCATCTGACGACCGGACAACCGCGCCCCCGTCGGGGGAATGAACATGCAACAATCGTGCCCTATCAGACCTTCGCCTGTGCCGATGGGTTCGTTTTGGTCGCCGTGGGCAATGACCTCCAATACACGCGGTTCTGTGATTTTCTGGGGCGGCCCGATCTAGCCGATGACCCGCGCTTTGCCACCAACTCCGCCCGCGTCGTGAACCGGGAGACGCTGATCCCGATGCTGGAGGTGCTGATGAAAGAGCATAGCCAAGCCGACATCGTCGCCGGGCTGGAGGCGCGCAAGGTGCCCGTTGGTCCCGTGAACACGGTGGAGCAGGCGTTTTCCTCGGATCAGGCGCGCGCGCGCGACATGCGCATCGACATGGCAAAGGATGGCATCGACCGCGACGGTGTGGAGCTGATCGGCAATCCGCTGAAGTTCTCGGCCACCCCCGTCACGTACCGCCGTCCTCCGCCGCATCTGGGCGAAGACACGGCTGCGGTATTGGAGTGGTTATCGGGTGCCCGCCCCGCGCCAGACGCGTAG
- a CDS encoding thiamine pyrophosphate-binding protein has product MMGEMRAADAVAERLYEAGCRHAFGMPGGEVLTIVDALEKAGIAFHLVKHENAGGFIGEGVHHVDGAPVVLVATVGPGLMNAVNVVANAEQDRVPMVVLTGCLDADEALTYTHQVLDHRAVLDPITKATFTLSAAEADTIADKAVAIAMERRAGPVLIDVPIAVADAPCTPKGRRRVEEACIAPYGVGLHAARQWLAEARRPLIIAGLDVLRDSADDTLEAFAERFGAPVITTYKAKGVLPEDHALALGGAGLSPLADTHLLPLVAQADLILLVGYDPIEMRPGWREVWDPNKQRVIDIQAVSNRHYMHQAGLSFTCHVGGALTALFDVEPQETWPEREVAATKTALAASFPEDDDWGPAGVIAEARAALPASTRASVDSGAHRILLSQMWTCPMPRALIQSTALCTMGCAVPMAMGLALADPDSPAVGFVGDGGFLMVAGELTTAAEMDLRPIIIVFVDASLALIEKKQRERQLKNAAVDYPARHDIAGIGRAMGGAGVTVHNRAELRAAIETALEADTFTVIAAEIERGGYDGRI; this is encoded by the coding sequence ATGATGGGTGAGATGCGCGCGGCAGATGCGGTGGCGGAGCGGCTTTATGAGGCCGGGTGCCGCCATGCCTTCGGGATGCCGGGCGGTGAGGTGCTGACCATCGTTGACGCGCTGGAGAAGGCCGGGATCGCGTTTCATCTGGTCAAGCATGAGAACGCGGGCGGGTTCATCGGCGAAGGGGTTCACCATGTGGACGGCGCGCCGGTGGTCCTTGTGGCGACGGTGGGGCCGGGGCTGATGAACGCGGTCAATGTCGTGGCCAACGCCGAACAGGACCGCGTGCCGATGGTGGTCCTGACCGGCTGCCTCGATGCCGATGAAGCGCTGACCTATACCCATCAGGTTCTGGATCACCGGGCCGTGCTGGACCCGATCACCAAGGCAACCTTCACGCTCTCGGCGGCGGAGGCAGACACGATTGCCGACAAGGCCGTGGCCATCGCGATGGAGCGGCGCGCAGGTCCTGTCCTGATCGACGTGCCCATCGCCGTGGCGGATGCCCCCTGCACCCCCAAGGGCCGTCGCCGTGTGGAAGAAGCCTGCATCGCGCCCTATGGCGTCGGGTTGCACGCGGCCCGCCAATGGCTGGCAGAGGCCAGGCGCCCCCTCATCATCGCAGGCCTCGACGTGCTGCGCGATTCTGCCGACGACACGTTGGAGGCCTTCGCCGAACGCTTCGGTGCACCGGTCATCACCACCTACAAGGCCAAGGGCGTGCTGCCCGAAGATCACGCCCTGGCGCTTGGCGGCGCGGGCCTGTCACCCTTGGCGGACACGCATCTGCTGCCGCTTGTGGCACAGGCGGATCTGATCCTGTTGGTCGGGTATGACCCAATCGAGATGCGACCCGGCTGGCGGGAAGTCTGGGACCCGAACAAGCAACGCGTCATTGATATACAGGCCGTCTCCAACCGCCACTACATGCATCAGGCGGGCCTCAGTTTCACCTGCCACGTGGGAGGAGCGCTGACGGCATTGTTCGATGTAGAGCCGCAGGAGACCTGGCCGGAGCGCGAGGTTGCTGCCACGAAGACCGCCCTCGCGGCGTCCTTCCCTGAAGATGACGATTGGGGCCCGGCAGGTGTGATCGCCGAAGCCCGCGCGGCGCTGCCCGCCAGCACGCGGGCCAGCGTCGACAGCGGTGCGCACCGCATCCTGCTCAGCCAGATGTGGACCTGCCCGATGCCGCGGGCGCTGATCCAATCCACAGCGCTGTGCACCATGGGCTGTGCTGTTCCCATGGCCATGGGCCTGGCGCTTGCCGACCCGGACAGCCCCGCCGTGGGGTTCGTGGGCGACGGGGGCTTCCTGATGGTCGCCGGAGAATTGACGACAGCGGCCGAGATGGACCTGCGACCGATTATTATCGTTTTCGTGGACGCCTCGCTGGCGTTGATCGAGAAAAAGCAGCGTGAGCGGCAGTTGAAGAACGCCGCCGTGGATTACCCGGCCCGACACGACATCGCGGGCATTGGCCGTGCGATGGGGGGCGCAGGTGTTACCGTGCACAACCGGGCCGAATTGCGCGCCGCCATTGAGACCGCGCTGGAGGCTGATACCTTCACCGTCATCGCCGCAGAGATTGAGAGGGGGGGCTACGATGGCCGCATCTGA